A portion of the Parasteatoda tepidariorum isolate YZ-2023 chromosome 5, CAS_Ptep_4.0, whole genome shotgun sequence genome contains these proteins:
- the LOC107439375 gene encoding sorting and assembly machinery component 50 homolog A, protein MGVVHAKEPPQMRKLGQEEWKPLDEVPARVDKVRFEGIGKTKNDVLKYVIGDLLHAKNMEEVVLKAHGARQQLESLEAFDRIDIILDTSRGKDASPDGFEVTFDLKEKRSFRGGGDVVFETGSNEPNLMFKILSPNMLGRGESLSAQFNYGKKNLGFNIENTKPFLHWAKPKLKQSVFGSTYDNIWSAYQEKIKGIGFECLFESYPQVVHTLRWEGVWRDLKCLSPSTPFLIREDTGHSVKSSLKHILSFDQRDDALLPSRGSYFHLFQEYAGLGGSVNFVKNEIHYQVNKCILGDLVLQLSFMAGLVKSIGADSSVKINDRFFLGGPLSVRGFAQNGVGPQTQDFSLGAEAYWAAGLHAYTPLPFRPLPEFFNKFCRSHFFLNTGNIGNFAFTDDYHHNTMVLLSGLRWSCGMGLAVSLAGIAKLEINYTVPLSSQHGDRLNGGLQFGIGFNFL, encoded by the coding sequence ATGGGTGTTGTTCATGCCAAAGAACCTCCTCAAATGAGAAAATTAGGCCAGGAGGAATGGAAACCTCTGGATGAAGTTCCTGCCCGTGTTGATAAAGTTCGATTTGAAGGAATTggcaaaactaaaaatgatgTCCTGAAATATGTTATTGGTGATTTATTGCATGCAAAAAACATGGAAGAAGTAGTTCTTAAAGCTCACGGAGCACGACAACAGTTAGAATCTTTGGAAGCTTTCGATCGCATCGACATCATTTTGGACACGAGCCGTGGTAAAGACGCTTCTCCTGATGGCTTTGAAGTTACTtttgatttgaaagaaaaacgtTCTTTTCGAGGCGGAGGAGACGTTGTATTTGAAACTGGAAGCAATGAACCAAatcttatgtttaaaattctttctccCAACATGCTTGGAAGAGGAGAATCTCTATCTGCCCAATTCAATTATGGCAAGAAAAATTTAGGTTTCAACATAGAAAACACTAAACCTTTCTTACATTGGGCCAAACCAAAATTGAAGCAATCTGTTTTTGGTTCGACTTACGATAACATATGGAGTGCCTACCAAGAAAAAATCAAAGGGATTGGATTTGAGTGTTTGTTTGAATCCTACCCTCAAGTTGTTCATACTTTGCGTTGGGAGGGAGTATGGAGAGATCTGAAGTGTCTTTCTCCTTCAACGCCATTTTTAATCAGAGAAGACACTGGACACAGCGTCAAATCCTCTTTAAAACATATCTTGTCTTTCGATCAAAGAGATGATGCACTTCTTCCATCGAGAGGGAGCTACTTCCATTTGTTTCAAGAATACGCCGGATTGGGAGGAAGTGTGAACTTcgtgaaaaatgaaatacattatcAAGTCAATAAGTGCATTTTAGGGGATTTAGTATTACAACTTAGTTTCATGGCTGGTTTGGTGAAATCTATTGGTGCTGATagttctgtaaaaataaatgatagatTTTTCTTAGGAGGACCATTATCAGTGCGAGGATTTGCGCAGAATGGTGTTGGTCCTCAAACACAAGATTTCTCTTTAGGGGCTGAAGCCTATTGGGCTGCTGGCTTACATGCATACACACCATTACCGTTTCGCCCACTCCCTGAATTCTTCAACAAATTTTGTCGATcacatttctttttgaatactGGGAATATAGGCAACTTTGCCTTTACTGATGACTATCACCATAATACCATGGTATTACTCTCAGGATTAAGATGGTCCTGTGGAATGGGACTAGCTGTTTCTCTAGCAGGGATtgctaaattagaaataaattatactgtTCCCTTGTCCAGCCAACATGGAGACAGATTAAATGGGGGATTACAGTTTGGTATAggatttaattttctgtaa